GAGGCGGTGGCCGCGTTCCACACCGGGTCGCTGGCGCTGCTCAGCGACGCCGGACACATGTTCACCGACGTGCTCGGCATCGGCATGGCGCTCGCCGCCCTCACCGCCACCCGCCGCCGCAACGGCGATCCGCAGCGCACCTTCGGCCTCTACCGGCTGGAGGTGCTGGCCGCGCTCGCCAACGCCCTACTGCTCTCCGGCGTGGCGATCTACGTGGTGGTGGAGGCCGTACGCCGCTTCGGCGACCCGCCGGAGGTGCTGACCGGCCCGATGCTCGCGGTGGCAGTCCTCGGCCTGCTGGCCAACCTGGTAGCCTTCGTCCTGCTGCGACCCGGCGCACGGGAGAGCATCAACCTCCAGGGCGCCTACCTCGAGGTGCTGGGCGACCTGCTCGGCAGCCTCGGCGTGATCGGAGCGGCCCTACTGATCGCGGGCACCAACTGGTGGTGGGCCGACCCGCTGGTCGCGGTCGCCATCGGCGTGTTCATCCTGCCGCGCACCTGGCGGCTCGGGCGGGCGGCGCTGCGCATCCTCGTCCAGGCCGCCCCGGAGCACCTCCAGGTCACCGCCGTGCACGACCGCCTGGTGACCGTTCCGGGCGTCTGCGAGGTGCACGACCTGCACGTCTGGACGCTCACCTCAGGCATGGAGGTGGCCTCCGCCCACCTCACCATGGCACCCGGCGCCGACGTCGGCGCGGTCCTGGCCGCGGCGCGGGCCACGCTGCGGGAGGAATTCCACATCGAGCATGCGACGTTGCAGACCGAGCCCGGTGCGACCCACGGAGCCTGCGGGTCGGTCGAGTGGTGACGAACACATCCGCGATCTGACGGGATGTTCGTTGGTGACATCCGATCCGACTGTCGTCACACGGACACCCTGGGTAACTCCCACTGCAATCGCCCCAGCCACACCGGTAGGCTCTGTTCCGGCCTCCGCCAGGCGGCACCCACCGGTGCCGGCGGCGGCCGCCGCCTAATCGCCCCCGCGGGGCGAGCCGGGGAACCAGGTACCTGGGGTGCATCCGCGCCAGCGGTAGGGATCTTCCGTCCCGAACCCGTCAGCTAACCCGGTCGGCGGCTGACGGAAGGACATGTGGATCAATGCCGGAAGTGGCACCCGAACGACATGCCGCCCGGGTGGTGGCCCTGATCATCGCGGCCCTCACCCTCACCCTCGGTCTCGGCGTCGCGCCGGTCGCCCCCGCGGCGGCCGTTCCCCCGGCCCGCCAGGCCGCCGCACCCGGGGACGATCCGGAGGGCGGCACCCCCGCCCTCCGCGCGCAGCTCGAGGCGGCCAGCAAGGGCTACCTGGACGCCAAACGGGCCCTGGACACCTCGGTGAAGCGGCAGGCACAACTCGCCGAACAGCTCAAAGCCACCGAGACCCGGCTCGCCGAACAGACCACCCGGGTCGGCGAGCTGGCCGGCCTGGCGTACCGCACCGGCCGGCTCGGCGCCGCGTCGGCGCTGCTCAACAGCGGCACACCGGAGGGCTTCATGGACCGGGCCGCCGCCTTGGACGCGGTCACCGCCAACGAGGACCAGGCCCTGCGCGAGCTGCGGGACAACCGAGACCAGGTCGCCGAGGCCAAGCTCGCGGTGGAGGTCGAGATCGTCGAGCAACGCAAGCAGCAGGCGGTGATGGCCAAGCGCAAGCAGCAGGCGGAGCGGGCGCTCACCACGGCCAACTCCCGGGCCGCCCAGGCTCCCGCCAGCCGGGGCGGGTCCCGGACCGCCGCGCCGGCCCCGCGCAACTCGGACGGCTCCTGGCCGCGGGAGTCGTGCAGCGTCAACGACCCGACCCCGGCCAACGGCTGCATCACCCCCCGGACGCTCCACGCGCTCAACCAGGCCAAAGCGGCCGGATTCACCCGGTACGTCTCGTGCTACCGCCCCGGCGGCTCGGGCGAGCACCCGAAGGGCCGGGCCTGCGACTTCGCGGCCCAGAAGAACGGCTTCGGCGGTGCCGCCACCGGGGGCGACCGGACCTACGGCAACAACCTGGCGGCGTTCTTCGTCAACAACGCCGACCGGCTCGCCGTGCTCTACGTGATCTGGTACCGGCAGATCTGGCTGCCCAGCAGCGGGTGGAAGTCATACAGCGGAGCGCGCGGCGATCCGTCCAGCGACCACACCAACCACGTGCACCTGTCGGTCTACTGACCACAGGCGGGCCGGGTCCGCCGGTCACCCGGACGGCCCCGGCCCGCCGTGGTCAGACGGAGGGCGGATCGGCGGCCAGCACGGCGCCGAGTCGACTGCCCAGCGCCAGATGGGCCGACCGGGCCTGCGCGAACACGTACCCGAACAGCGACGCGGGCGCGGCGACGGTGACCTCCACGTCGATCCGGACACCGTCTGGATCAGCCGACAGCCGGGTGCGGTTGCGGACGGTCGTCGCCGGCCACTGCCGGGCCACAGTCACCACCTCGTCCGGATCGGCGACAAGCACGTCGGCGCGGTACGCGATCGGGAAACGCAGCCGTCCGACCGCCAGTTGGTCGGTGATCGCGTAGCTGGCGCGGGCACCGGACGCGGGCGGAAGCCGCCGGACCCGGACCATCAACGGATGCAACTCCACCTGCTGGAGCGGGTCGGCGAGCAACGCCGCGGCGACCACGGGCGCGCAGCGTGCCTGCACGGTATAGCTGAAGGATTCGCGCCTCAGCACGCCGTCTCCCCACCGTCGTGGCTCCGCCCGATCGTCGCCCACCCACGCCCGGCTGGCAATGCCCGATCGGACACCGACGAACGCCCACCCGCTCGCTACGGTCGACTGATACGGCACCACCGGGGTGACCGAGCCGGTGTCGGCCAAGGGGGGACACACGCCGCCGACGAGCGCGGGGCGGTGAGTCGATGGCCGCCGAGTGGGTCAGGCGCCCGGGAGGACTTCCGGGGCCGCGGCACCCGCGTAGTAGGGCTCCGGGGCGCCGAAGAGACCGAGCAGGCCGGTCACCCAGAGCTGCCGGTGCACGAACCGGCTCGGCTGGGTGACCACCAGCTTGACGCCGCTCACCTCGGCGGTCTGGAAGCCCGCGACCATGGCGCTGATGCCGACCGAGTCGATGAAGGTCACCAGCCGCATGTTCAGCTCGATCCGGGTGGGGCGTCCCTTGGCCAGGATCTCGGCGATCGCCTCGCGCACCTCGTACGCGGTGTCCACGTCGATCTCGCCACGCGGCGCGATCTCGAGGACACCCCTGGGCAGGACCGACTTCACGATCGACAGGCTCACGCGAGCACCTCCACTCGCCCATCCGACGGGCGCCTCATCAGTACGCGGGCCGCGACCGAGAGTATTCCTCCGACGCCCTCGGTCGCCACCCCTCGGGATGAGCAATTCTTGTGGTCCGGAGCTCCAAGTCGCCTATGTCCGGACATTTCACCTTCCGTTTCCACGATCGTCGGCGACGGACAGTCGCCGAACCAGAGTAGCTGTCCTCGGCCGTTCCGACCTCAACCCGGCCCGCCGGGGCGCCCCGCCCGGAATCGGGCCCCGCCCTCTTCCACCCCGCACGCCCCCACCTTCCACCCCGTACGCCCCCACCGGAAGTCGTTTTCCGCCGAGGCGTCCCCACCTCGCGCGCCGGCGCGTTGCCATATCGGCTACAGGCCGGTGGACCGCGGCACAGCCGACGCGGCACAGCCGACGCGGCGCGCGTGCCCCGGTGCGGTTGTTCGAGACACATAGCATCGACGGACAGGACGGTACCGTGACGGAGGAACAATCGATGATCAGGAGAGCGGATCGATGATCAGGAGACTGGCCGCGCTGGCCGGGGTCGGTGCACTGCTCACCCTCGTACTGGCCTGCGGTTTCGGCGGCGGTGAAGACGAGGACGAGGACGACGACTTTGCAGGACGCACGACGGTGGGCGTCGTCCTCCACTGACCCGGTTTGTGGCGCCCCGCCGCGGGGCAATGGCGCACCAGGCGATCCGCGACACGCCGGAGACCCGCCCGACGTCCGACGTGGCCGCCGGTTTCGGCATTCGAGGAGGTAGACGATGTACCCAATCAAGCTGCTGGACCGCCGTGCCAAACCGGAGCGGATCGCGGACCAGGCGTGGCAGCACCTGGCCTCGGCGGTCAGCTTCGCGGGGGACAATGTCCGTCACTCCGCCCGCTCCGCCCGCCGTGGCGGCTCCGGTCTCGCCGACAACGCCGGCGACCTGGTCGGCTCGGCGGCCGAGGAGGCCCGGCGCCGCGCCACCCTGGCGTTCGACGCCCTCGCCGGCCGACGGCCGGCGCTGCCGTGGACGATGCTGATCGGCGCCGCGCTGGTCGGGGTGGCGGTCGGCTGGGCCGCCGGCACCGCGGCGCGCGCGGTAGGCAGCTGCTCGGACCGGTCGGCCGACGACATCGAGTTCGTCGACGTGGATCGACCCAGCTCCCCCGCCGACCTGGACGACTGACACCGTTCACAGCCTGAGCACCCCCGGACGACCGAGTCGTCCGGGGGTGCTCAGGGCGACCCGCGATCTCGCACCACCGACCGGCCGCTGCGCCTCAACTGGATACGCGACCCGAAGCCGCGAGATCGACAGGTGCGGGGACCGAGGAGGGGCTCTGGGGCTGGTGAGAGAACTCAACCCGTCGTGGTGCAGGGCCAGAAGGCGGTCCCGATCGGCATGGCGGACCGACACCGTCACCCGCCCCGGGCGAGGGCGCCTCACCCGCCGAACGGACAGGATCGTGCCGGACGGGCGCGTGTCTGTCACCGAGGAGGGAGTCAGCGATGACCATCATGACGATCAGCCGCACCGACCAGGACATCCAGGCCGCCGTGCTCGATGAGTTGACCTTCGAGCCCCGGGTGCGACCGCACGAGATCGGCGTGACCGTCACCGAGGGGGTGGTGACCCTGACCGGCCGGATCGACAGCTACGCCCGGAAGTGGGCCGCGGAGCGCGCCGCGCACCGGGTGCCGCGGGTCCGGGCTGTCGCCAACGACCTCACCGTGCAGATCGGCACCGCCGCCGAGCGCCCGGACCCGGACATCGCCACGGCAGTCGACCACAGCCTCGAGTGGGACGCCTTCGTACCGGTGGACCTGATCGACGTGAGCGTGTCGCACGGCTGGGTCACGCTGCACGGCGATGTGGAGTGGGAGTACCAGCGCCGGGCCGCCGAGCGTGCCGTCGCCCGGCTGACCGGCGTCCGCGGGGTGAGCAACGGTCTCTCCGTCCGCCCGTCCGTCCGTGCCGACGGGCACCTGCTCGCCGAGCGCATCGTCGACGCGCTCGCCCGTAACCAGGCCACCGAGGCGGAGCAGATCACCGTCCGGGTGCACGGCGACACCGTGCTGCTCGGCGGCTTGGTGCACTCGATACCCGAACGGGCCGAGGTCGAGCGGACCGTCTGGTCCGCCCCGGGGGTCCGGGAGGTGCAGAACCACGTCGCCGTCGCCCCGGTGCTGCGGTAAGCCCGGCCGGCGAACCACCCGGGCGGGGTGAGCCATCCTCACCCCGGTCCGGACGAGCCTGGGAGTCATGACTGATCCGAACGGGCTGGCCCGACCCGGGCGCGCGACGCCCGGGTCCATGCCGCGCCGGGCGCGACACCACGGCACTGATCGGCAGGTGGTGGCGCAATGACCACGCCGCTCCAGGTCACCGCCCGCCTACGGATTCCGGTAACCGAAACCGACCACGTGCGGGGGCCGGCGAACGCGCCGGTCACGATCGTCGAGTACGGGGACTTCCAGTGCCGGTTCTGCGGGGCCGCGTACACGAACCTCGCCGAACTCCTCCGCCAGCGGGCCGACACGGTCCGGCTCATCTACCGACACTTCCCGATCGCCAACGTGCACCCGTACGCGCAGAGCGCCGCCGAGGCAGCCGAGGCCGCCGCCGGACGCGGGCGGTTCTGGGTGCTGCACGACTGGCTCTACGAACACCAGGACCAGCTCGACCCGGTGCATCTGTCGCTCGGCATCGAGCAGGTCGGGCTGCCCGCCGACGAGATCAGCGCCGAGATGGGCGGTCAGACCCACACCGACCGGGTGCGGCGCGACTTCGTCGGCGGCATCCACAGCGGCGTGGCTGCCGCCCCGACCCTGTTCGTCAACGACGTCCGCCACGACGGCGGCTACGACCTCGCCGACCTGCTCGCCGCGGCCGACGCCGCCGCGCCCCCGTGACCCCACCGAGGCGCGTCACACGGTGACCGGAACGCCGCGCCGATCAGGCCCGGTCAGATCAGCCGCAGGTCACGGGCCCGGCGGACGGCCTCGCGCCGGCGCGTGGCGTCAAGCTTGCGGTAGATGTTGCGCACGTGGGTCTTGACCGTGTTAACGGACAGGGACAGTTCAGCGGCTATCTCCACGTTGGACAGAAGGCTCTGCAGGTATCGCAGGATGGTCAGCTCGCGCTCGGTGAGCGGCTCGTCGAGCACGGCGGGCCCGGCCCCGGTCCCCACCCGCTCCGCCGGCTCGTCCGCACCGCGCACCAGGTCGTCCACCGTGGGCCAGTGCGCCGTGCCCGTGTCCAGGTGCGCCGCCAGCAGGTCGCGAAGGCCTGGGTCCGCGTGAGCGAACGGCCGGCGGACGCCCTCCGGCCCGGCCAGGTCGAGGGCCCGCTCCAGCACCCGCCGGGCCCGCCGCTCGTCGCCCGCGCGCCCGGCGAGCACCGCGTCCAGCACCGCAGCCTCCAGGCGTACCGGCAGTGGCCAGCCGTCCGCCTCCACCGCCTGCCAGTCGGGCAGGGCGGCCTCGGCGGCTCGGACGTCACCCGCCCGCAGTTCGACCCGGGCGAGACCGACGGCGAGCACGGCGTCGTCGCCAGCGTCAGCGAGCAGGTCCCGGGCGGCCTCCAGGTCACCCCGGGCCCCCCGCAGATCCGCTTCGGCGACGCGCAGCCACCGCTCGGGTTCACCCGCCTCGGACCGCTCGGCCAACCGGTCCCGCGCGGCGGCGAGCGCCCGCTGCCCGCCCGCCAGGTCACCGGCGTCCCGCAGCAGGTGGGCCCGGCACAGCCCAGCCACCGCCCCGCCGTCCGGTTCCCCCGACGCCGGCTCCGCCAGCGCCAGATTCGCCTCGGTCTCCTCGGGCTGGTCGCGATACAGCGCCACGACGGCCAGCGCCAGGTACGCGTACCCGCGGTCGGTCCGACAGGACCAGCCCTGGCACGGCGGCAGGGCGAGCGCCGCCCGGGCGGACGCCTCTGCCTCCCGCAGCCCGCCGCGCACCGCGCTCAACACCGCCACCCGGCTCGCACCGACCAGTTCGGTCCGCGTCCGGCCGGTCGTCCGCGCTGCCGCGAGCGCGACCCCCAGATGCGTCTCCGCGCTCCGCAGGTCGCCGTCGGCGAGGTCGGCCAAGCCGAGCGCGGTACCCGCCACCGCCCGCACGTCGGCGTCCTCGGCGCCGGCCCCGCGCGGCTCGGGCTGCGGGGCCGGCGCCGCGAGCAGCCGGTCCACCGGCTCCGGGCCGGGCGGCACCGCCGCCGGACGGGAGGCGAGCAGCCGGGTCGCGGCGTCGCGGACCGCCCTCGAATCAGCGGACCGGCGGGCCACCGCCAGTTCCACCGCCGTGGCCAGCCGGACGAACCGCTCCCGGCGGGGCACGGGCAGCGACCGGGCCAGCTGCGCGGCGCGGCGCAGATACCCGGTGGCGGCCGGCACGTCCCCGGCGTGGGCGCGTTCCGCGGCACAGGCCAACGCCAGTTCCGGGTCCCCCGCCATGGCCTCGGCGGGCGGCGACGCGGCCGCCGGCGCCGGCCCGTCCGGGCCCACCGGATCATACGGGGCCAGCTCGGGCCAGCTCATCACAAACAGCTCGGTGGCCCGGGCCCAGTCCGCGCCGGCGAGCGCGTGCCGCAGCCCGTCGGCGGGTCGCCCGTTGTCGGCGTACCAGCCGGCAGCACGCAGGTGCAGCTCCCGCAGGTCGTCGGGGGGCAGCCGACCCAGCTCGGTGTGCAGCAGGTCGGCGAGCAGCGGATGGCAGCGGTACCAGGGCGGCCGGCCGTCGCCCCGCAGTAGCGGACCGCCCTCGCCGGACAGGGTGGCCAGGGCCGCCTCGGCGTCGCCGCGGCCGGTGAGCGCGTCGGCCAGCCCGGCGCAGACCGCGTCCGCCACCGCCGCACGACGCAGCACTTCCCGGTCGTCGGGGTCAAGCCCGGCGAGCACCTCGCCGCGCAGGTAGTCGGCGACGTCCGGCTGGTCGCCGCCGAACTGCTCGACCCAGCGGTCCGGGTCCGGCTGCCCGTGCAGGGCCAGCGCCGCGAACCGCAGTGGCGCCGGCCAACCACCGGTCCGCTCCCGCAGCCGGCGTACGCCCCCCGCCGGAAGCGCCACCCCGTGCGCGGTGAGCAGGTCGGCTGTCTCGTCCGCGGTGAACGCCAGCTGATCCGGGCCGACCTCGGTCAGCTCGCCGGCCAGCCGCCACCGGTGCACCGCCAGCGGCACGCCGGCCCGGGTACCGGCCACCAGCCGGAATCGCTGCTCGGCGTGTCGGAGCAGAAACTCCAGACCGGTGACCGCCGCCGGATCGGCCACCCGGTGCAGATCGTCCAGGACCAGCAGCACCGGCCGTTCCCGGGCGGCGAGGGCCGCGGCCAGCAGTTCCAGCTGGTCCGGACGGGGTGGCCGGTCGGGCAGCGGCGGGCCACCCCCCGGGTCCTCGACGGCCCGCAGTGCCGCCACCAGGTACGACCACAGGCGATCGCCGTCGTCACCGCACTCCACCGACACCCAGCCCAGGTCGACCCGGCCCGGACCCGGACCCGGGCCGGCGGCCCCGAAGTCGCCCGGCGGGACGCTCCCGGGCGACGTGTCCCGGTCCCGGGCTCCGTCCGCGGCCCCGGTCACCGGCCCGCCGCGGACCGGATCCCGGCCGGCCACGCCGGCGGCCCGGAACCAGGAGGCGAGCAGAGTGGTTTTTCCCCAGCCGGCCGGCGCGGCGACGAGGGTCACCGGCGCGGCCGTCCCCGCGTCCAGCGCCCGCAGCAGCCGGGGCCGGAGCACCACCGGTTCGGGCAGCGTGGGCGGGCTCAGCCGGGACGCCAGCACCGGCGTACCCGGTCCCGTGGCGCTCGCGATCTCCCGTCGGCCCTCCGGCACCCAGCCCCACCCCCACCGCCCGCGTCCGCGTCCGCTCCCCCCACGTCCTGCGGCCGGCAATTACCCGACCGACGCCGGTTCACCCCTTCCGGGGGAGCCCGCTTCACCCCACCCCGGCCAACCCTGGCCATAGCCGGTGGTCACCGCCGGGTCGGCACTGACGAGACGGGAGTCGCGGGTGGGACGTAGCGGACAGCGGGCGGGGATCGCCGCCGGTGCGTTGGCGGCGACATTGGTCGGGGTGAGCGCGCGGGCCGCGGCGCGGACGCTGGCCGGCCGCGCGTCCCGGATCCGCCGGGACGCCGAACCACCCCCCGCTGGATGGCAGGTGGTGACGGTCGACCGGACGCCCGGCGAGGTACTGCCCGGCGGGCGGTGGCCGGAGCCACTGCGGCGGCTCGGCGGCAGCGTCCAGGTGCGGGCGCGGACGGCCCCCGGTCACCGGGGTACCGAACTGGCCGCGCGGCCGCTGTCCGGCGCACCGCCCCCGGGGCTCGCCGCCCACCTGGTCGGCGACGACCCCGCCCGGATGGTCCGGGCCGCGCTGCGGCAGGCCAAGCAGCTCACCGAGACGGGCGAGGTGCTGCGCGCCGACCGTACGCCGATGGACCGGGGGCCGGCCGGATGAGGGCGCTGTGCTGGACGGGCACCGGTCAGGTGGCGGTGCGGCAGGTACCCGATCCGGAGCTGCGCAACGGTCACGACGCGATCGTTCGGGTGCGGCAGAGCGCCACCTGCGGCGGCGACCTGCCGCTGCTGGCCGGGCGGCCACCGTACCTGGCCGTGGGCGAGGTACTGGGGCACGAGTTCCTCGGCGAGGTCGTCGCGGTGGGGCCGGAGGTGCGCCGGCACCGCGTCGGCGACCGGGTGGTGGTCAGCGCCTCGGTCGCCTGCGGCGGCTGCTGGTACTGCCGCGGCGGGCAGCCGTCGTGCTGCGACAACGGCAGCCTGGAGCCGGAGGCGGGCGAAGCGGCGTACGGGCACCCCGTCCCCGGGGCCTTCGGACGTCCCCGGGCCGCGGGTGGGTTCGCCGGGAGCCACGCCGAGTATGTCCGCGTGCCGTACGCCGACGTCGGCGCGTTCGAGGTGCCGGACGCGGTCAGCGACGACCGGGCGCTCTTCGCCTCGGACTCCGCCCCGGCCGGCTGGATGGCGGCCGACCTGGGCGGGGTACGCCCGGGCGACGTGGTGGCGGTCTGGGGTGCCGGGGCGGTCGGTCAGCTCACCGCCCGGTCCGCCGGGCTGCTCGGGGCGGAACGGGTCATCGTCGTCGACACCGAGGACGACCGGCTGCGCATGGCGGAACGGCACAGCGGAGCGGAGACCGTCGACCCGCGCCGCGCCGACGTGCCCGCCGAGTTGCGCGAACGGACCGGCGGCCGGGGGCCGGACGTGTGTGTGGAAGCGGTCGGCCCGGCCTGGGATGGGCAGGTCCGGTCGCTGGCCGAACGGTTCGTCGGCGCCGGGGAACGCCCGCCGGCGGTCCGCGAGGCGGTGCACGCCTGCCGCAAGGGCGGGACGGTCGTCGTGCTCGGCGAGTTCACCGGGCACGTCGACGCCTTCCCGTTGGGTGCGGTCACCGCCAAGGGGTTGTCCGTGCGGAGCGCCCGGCAGCACGGGCAACGGTACGTTCCGATGCTGCTGGAGCGGATGGCCCGCGACGAGTTGCGCACCGAACACCTCGCGACCCACCGGCTGCCGCTGGAACAGGGCGCGCTCGGATACGCCCTGTTCCGGGACCGGCGGGACGGCTGTGTGCGGGCCGTGCTCAACCCGGACCTGCCGCCGGGTATCGCGGGAGCGGGGTCGGTGGCAGACTCGGCGGATGCGTGAGGATCGGACGTACGACCTCGTCCTGTTCGGGGCCACCGGTTTCACCGGTCGCCTGACCGCCGAGTACCTCGCCCGGCACGCGCCGGCCGGGCTGCGCTGGGCCCTGGCCGGGCGTAATCCCACCAAGCTCGCCGCCGTCCGAGACCAGCTCGCCGCGATCGACTCGGCGCTGGCGGACCTGCCCCTGCTCGGCGCCGACGTCACCGACGCGGAGTCGCTGCGGGCGGTGGCCGAAGGCAGTCGGGTTGTCGCCACCACCGTCGGCCCGTACGTCCACCACGGCGAGCCACTCGTCGCGGCGTGCGCCCGGGCGGGCACCGACTACCTGGACATCACCGGGGAGCCCGAGTTCGTCGACCTGATGTATGTACGGCACCACGCCGAGGCGGTCCGCACCGGTTCCCGCCTGGTGCACACGTGCGGGTTCGACTCGATCCCGTACGACCTGGGCGTCTGGTTCACCCTGAAGCACCTGCCGACGGATGTGCCGATCACCGTCGACGGTTTCGTCCGGGCCGGTGCGCGGTTCTCCGCCGGTACGTACCACTCGGCGCTGACCGCGTTCTCCCGTAGCGGCGAGACGAGCCGCGCCGCGAAGGCCCGCCGGGCGGTGGAGCCGCGGCTGGAGGGTCGGCAGGCCCGTGCGCTACCCGGCCGGATCGCCCGCTCGCCGGAGCTGGGCATGTGGACGGTGCCGCTGCCGACCATCGACCCGCAGGTGGTGCGCCGCTCGGCCGCCGCCCGGCCGGAATACGGCCCGGACTTCCGGTACCGGCACTTCGCGGCGGTGAAGCGGCTGCCGACGGTGCTGGCCGGCGCGGCCGGGCTGGGGGTGGTGGTCGGTCTGGTGAAGCTGCCACCGACCCGACGCTGGCTGCTCGGGCGGTTCTCCTCCGGGCAGGGTCCGAGCCCGGAGCACCGGGCCCGGTCCTGGTTCCGGGTGCGGTTCCTGGCCGAGGGGGGAGGTCAGCGGGTGCAGACCGAGGTGGCCGGCGGCGACCCGGGTTACGACGAGACCGCCAAGATGCTCGCCGAGTCGGCGCTCTGCCTGGCCCTGGACGACCTGCCGTCGACGTCCGGCCAGCTGACCCCGGTGACGGCGATGGGAGATGCGCTGCTGGATCGCCTCCAGCGGGCCGACATCACCTTCCGCGTCCGGTGAGTTGCCGGGCCCTCTCCTTGACGCCGGAGGTCGTGGGCGAGGAAGGGCCCCGTCACGGTCACGGTCACCGGGCGGACGGTCGACGCCGCTGCGCTGCCGTACGACGTCCCGGACCAGCGGCGGTTACCGTACCCCGGCCCGGATCGGCCGGCGCACCGCGCGGGCCTGGGGCCATGGGCTCGCTGCGGGCGGGCGGGGCTGGGCGGGCCGGAGCTGAGCGGGACGCGACGGTAGCATCTGGTGGTCCACCTGACGTCCGGACGGAGGCGTACGGAGCAGCATGCTCGACATGGAGTTGATCCGGAAGGATCGCGACGCGGTGGCGTCCGCGCTGGCCAAGCGGATGGACCTGGCGGAGGTGACCCACGCGCTGGACGAGATCCAGCAGCTCGACCAGCAGCGGCGCGGCCTGATCACCGAGATCGACGGCGAGCGCCAGCGCCGCAAGGCCGAGGCTCGGGCGTACGCGGAGGCCAAGCGGGCCGGCCGCGAGCCGGAGGTCGCGGCCCCGGAGGCCGGCCGGAGGCAGATCGCC
The sequence above is a segment of the Micromonospora sp. WMMA1363 genome. Coding sequences within it:
- a CDS encoding LuxR C-terminal-related transcriptional regulator, whose product is MPEGRREIASATGPGTPVLASRLSPPTLPEPVVLRPRLLRALDAGTAAPVTLVAAPAGWGKTTLLASWFRAAGVAGRDPVRGGPVTGAADGARDRDTSPGSVPPGDFGAAGPGPGPGRVDLGWVSVECGDDGDRLWSYLVAALRAVEDPGGGPPLPDRPPRPDQLELLAAALAARERPVLLVLDDLHRVADPAAVTGLEFLLRHAEQRFRLVAGTRAGVPLAVHRWRLAGELTEVGPDQLAFTADETADLLTAHGVALPAGGVRRLRERTGGWPAPLRFAALALHGQPDPDRWVEQFGGDQPDVADYLRGEVLAGLDPDDREVLRRAAVADAVCAGLADALTGRGDAEAALATLSGEGGPLLRGDGRPPWYRCHPLLADLLHTELGRLPPDDLRELHLRAAGWYADNGRPADGLRHALAGADWARATELFVMSWPELAPYDPVGPDGPAPAAASPPAEAMAGDPELALACAAERAHAGDVPAATGYLRRAAQLARSLPVPRRERFVRLATAVELAVARRSADSRAVRDAATRLLASRPAAVPPGPEPVDRLLAAPAPQPEPRGAGAEDADVRAVAGTALGLADLADGDLRSAETHLGVALAAARTTGRTRTELVGASRVAVLSAVRGGLREAEASARAALALPPCQGWSCRTDRGYAYLALAVVALYRDQPEETEANLALAEPASGEPDGGAVAGLCRAHLLRDAGDLAGGQRALAAARDRLAERSEAGEPERWLRVAEADLRGARGDLEAARDLLADAGDDAVLAVGLARVELRAGDVRAAEAALPDWQAVEADGWPLPVRLEAAVLDAVLAGRAGDERRARRVLERALDLAGPEGVRRPFAHADPGLRDLLAAHLDTGTAHWPTVDDLVRGADEPAERVGTGAGPAVLDEPLTERELTILRYLQSLLSNVEIAAELSLSVNTVKTHVRNIYRKLDATRRREAVRRARDLRLI
- a CDS encoding BON domain-containing protein, with the translated sequence MTIMTISRTDQDIQAAVLDELTFEPRVRPHEIGVTVTEGVVTLTGRIDSYARKWAAERAAHRVPRVRAVANDLTVQIGTAAERPDPDIATAVDHSLEWDAFVPVDLIDVSVSHGWVTLHGDVEWEYQRRAAERAVARLTGVRGVSNGLSVRPSVRADGHLLAERIVDALARNQATEAEQITVRVHGDTVLLGGLVHSIPERAEVERTVWSAPGVREVQNHVAVAPVLR
- a CDS encoding SRPBCC family protein produces the protein MLRRESFSYTVQARCAPVVAAALLADPLQQVELHPLMVRVRRLPPASGARASYAITDQLAVGRLRFPIAYRADVLVADPDEVVTVARQWPATTVRNRTRLSADPDGVRIDVEVTVAAPASLFGYVFAQARSAHLALGSRLGAVLAADPPSV
- a CDS encoding STAS domain-containing protein, whose translation is MSLSIVKSVLPRGVLEIAPRGEIDVDTAYEVREAIAEILAKGRPTRIELNMRLVTFIDSVGISAMVAGFQTAEVSGVKLVVTQPSRFVHRQLWVTGLLGLFGAPEPYYAGAAAPEVLPGA
- a CDS encoding thioredoxin domain-containing protein translates to MTTPLQVTARLRIPVTETDHVRGPANAPVTIVEYGDFQCRFCGAAYTNLAELLRQRADTVRLIYRHFPIANVHPYAQSAAEAAEAAAGRGRFWVLHDWLYEHQDQLDPVHLSLGIEQVGLPADEISAEMGGQTHTDRVRRDFVGGIHSGVAAAPTLFVNDVRHDGGYDLADLLAAADAAAPP
- a CDS encoding zinc-dependent alcohol dehydrogenase translates to MRALCWTGTGQVAVRQVPDPELRNGHDAIVRVRQSATCGGDLPLLAGRPPYLAVGEVLGHEFLGEVVAVGPEVRRHRVGDRVVVSASVACGGCWYCRGGQPSCCDNGSLEPEAGEAAYGHPVPGAFGRPRAAGGFAGSHAEYVRVPYADVGAFEVPDAVSDDRALFASDSAPAGWMAADLGGVRPGDVVAVWGAGAVGQLTARSAGLLGAERVIVVDTEDDRLRMAERHSGAETVDPRRADVPAELRERTGGRGPDVCVEAVGPAWDGQVRSLAERFVGAGERPPAVREAVHACRKGGTVVVLGEFTGHVDAFPLGAVTAKGLSVRSARQHGQRYVPMLLERMARDELRTEHLATHRLPLEQGALGYALFRDRRDGCVRAVLNPDLPPGIAGAGSVADSADA
- a CDS encoding cation diffusion facilitator family transporter, giving the protein MGPSHDHHGAVANAAERHRSRLWAAFGLLATLMTVEAVAAFHTGSLALLSDAGHMFTDVLGIGMALAALTATRRRNGDPQRTFGLYRLEVLAALANALLLSGVAIYVVVEAVRRFGDPPEVLTGPMLAVAVLGLLANLVAFVLLRPGARESINLQGAYLEVLGDLLGSLGVIGAALLIAGTNWWWADPLVAVAIGVFILPRTWRLGRAALRILVQAAPEHLQVTAVHDRLVTVPGVCEVHDLHVWTLTSGMEVASAHLTMAPGADVGAVLAAARATLREEFHIEHATLQTEPGATHGACGSVEW
- a CDS encoding saccharopine dehydrogenase NADP-binding domain-containing protein — its product is MREDRTYDLVLFGATGFTGRLTAEYLARHAPAGLRWALAGRNPTKLAAVRDQLAAIDSALADLPLLGADVTDAESLRAVAEGSRVVATTVGPYVHHGEPLVAACARAGTDYLDITGEPEFVDLMYVRHHAEAVRTGSRLVHTCGFDSIPYDLGVWFTLKHLPTDVPITVDGFVRAGARFSAGTYHSALTAFSRSGETSRAAKARRAVEPRLEGRQARALPGRIARSPELGMWTVPLPTIDPQVVRRSAAARPEYGPDFRYRHFAAVKRLPTVLAGAAGLGVVVGLVKLPPTRRWLLGRFSSGQGPSPEHRARSWFRVRFLAEGGGQRVQTEVAGGDPGYDETAKMLAESALCLALDDLPSTSGQLTPVTAMGDALLDRLQRADITFRVR